From the Anoplopoma fimbria isolate UVic2021 breed Golden Eagle Sablefish chromosome 14, Afim_UVic_2022, whole genome shotgun sequence genome, one window contains:
- the nxnl2 gene encoding nucleoredoxin-like protein 2: protein MVEVFTGRTLVNKDGDLVDPDEALRNKVVGIYFSAGWCPPCRDFTPILCDFYTELVEESDPPAQFEIVFVSSDKSTDDMVEYYHDMHGDWLALPWTDDYKHELKQRYKITAVPKLVIVKENGDVITEKGRKQIRDRGLACFRSWLDAAEIFQNFKG from the exons ATGGTGGAGGTGTTTACCGGGCGGACACTGGTGAATAAAGACGGGGATTTGGTGGATCCCGATGAGGCGTTGAGGAACAAAGTGGTGGGGATCTACTTTTCTGCAGGATGGTGTCCGCCGTGTCGCGACTTCACACCCATCCTGTGTGATTTCTACacggagctggtggaggagagcGACCCTCCGGCTCAGTTTGAGATAGTTTTCGTCTCCTCCGACAAGTCGACCGATGACATGGTCGAATATTATCACGACATGCACGGAGACTGGCTGGCTCTGCCCTGGACGGATGACTACAAGCA cgAGCTGAAGCAGCGCTACAAGATCACAGCGGTGCCCAAACTGGTGATCGTGAAGGAGAACGGCGACGTGATCACGGAGAAGGGCAGGAAACAGATCAGAGACCGAGGCCTGGCGTGCTTCAGGTCCTGGCTGGACGCTGCAGAAATCTTCCAGAACTTTAAGGGTTAG
- the gng10 gene encoding guanine nucleotide-binding protein G(I)/G(S)/G(O) subunit gamma-10, with translation MTSNSNLSNMRRLVEQLKLEASVERIKVSQAAAELQQYCLQNAGKDALLVGVPTGSNPFREPRSCAVV, from the exons ATGACCTCTAATTCCAATTTATCCAACATGCGTCGGCTGGTAGAACAACTGAAGCTCGAGGCCAGTGTGGAGAGAATCAAG GTGTCCCAGGCTGCTGCAGAGCTCCAGCAGTACTGTCTGCAGAATGCAGGCAAAGACGCCCTGCTGGTGGGAGTCCCCACAGGCAGCAACCCCTTCAGAGAGCCACGCTCCTGTGCTGTAGTGTGA